In Colletotrichum destructivum chromosome 8, complete sequence, the following proteins share a genomic window:
- a CDS encoding Putative HNH nuclease, which produces MTRRDVRLSLSSSSRLTNANKIQQTSDLVRDFFSDENNHHATVVDESTLQVILTSDKLCSHRLPGAQDYLDDHGTKLDLVPRVRRNLATAISMPGFDQAALWAALWLMPTENLQELHDNLRQPASKADLMRLQCQLVVGVSQIPKFIRIFRGQDPDTLNEDDSNAPKAYNAGDKRNRGEADLALERDSHKCVITDTLHPQVCHIFPFASLKYRYQKVLPICLDGMKKIWGIERVDDLSEKLMIHGPNETAAIDTVTNMICLSPQLHDWWLRGYFALEPIRLWSEPLHDSTPDRPDRAAKKRKIPEKWSIQIRFDWLRKIDVPMLTSKVKFSDDPITMMQEPAGEGLVRAFNATTCRQVENGQIFTMTADSRDRLPDYDILLLQWDLLRMWRLAGGADPTVYPLDDDFLDSSDDEV; this is translated from the exons ATGACGAGACGAGACGTCAGATTGTCACTCAGCAGTTCAAGCCGGCTGACCAACGCCAACAAGATCCAGCAAACATCTGATCTAGTTCGGGATTTTTTCTCGGATGAAAACAACCATCATGCTACTGTGGTTGATGAGTCTACCCTCCAGGTCATTCTAACCTCGGACAAGCTGTGCTCCCATCGTCTTCCAGGGGCTCAGGATTATTTAGATGACCATGGTACCAAGCTCGACCTGGTTCCTCGGGTGAGGAGGAACTTGGCAACGGCCATCAGCATGCCAGGGTTTGACCAAGCCGCTCTCTGGGCTGCGCTCTGGTTAATGCCTACCGAGAATTTACAGGAGCTGCACGACAATTTACGCCAACCTGCGTCCAAAGCAGACTTAATGCGACTACAATGTCAGCTGGTGGTCGGTGTCTCTCAAATCCCAAAATTCATCAGAATCT TTCGTGGACAGGATCCTGACACCTtgaacgaggacgacagcAATGCTCCCAAGGCTTACAATGCCGGTGACAAACGGAACCGGGGGGAGGCTGACTTG GCTCTAGAACGAGACAGCCACAAATGCGTCATTACAGACACCCTTCACCCTCAAGTCTGCCACATCTTTCCCTTCGCTTCCTTGAAGTACAGGTATCAGAAAGTCCTGCCAATTTGCCTCGACGGGATGAAAAAGATCTGGGGAATTGAACGGGTCGACGACCTTTCCGAAAAGCTGATGATCCACGGACCCAACGAAACTGCTGCCATCGACACGGTTACCAACATGATTTGCCTAAGTCCGCAACTGCATGATTGGTGGTTGAGGGGTTACTTTGCCCTTGAACCCATCAGGCTTTGGTCCGAACCTTTACATGACAGCACCCCAGACAGGCCAGACAGGGCGGCGAAGAAACGCAAAATTCCTGAGAAATGGAGCATCCAGATACGCTTCGATTGGTTAAGGAAGATCGACGTCCCCATGTTGACGTCAAAAGTCAAGTTTTCTGATGATCCAATCACCATGATGCAAGAGCCAGCGGGCGAGGGTCTGGTCAGAGCTTTCAACGCAACCACGTGCCGACAGGTTGAGAACGGCCAAATCTTCACCATGACGGCCGATAGTCGAGACAGGCTACCTGACTACGACATACTTCTTTTACAATGGGACCTGCTACGAATGTGGCGTCTAGCTGGGGGCGCGGATCCTACTGTATACCCTTTGGACGACGATTTTCTTGACAGcagtgacgacgaggtctAA
- a CDS encoding Putative FAD/NAD(P)-binding domain superfamily: protein MPRLATLQTHIVFLLLTVCWESGGIGIATAPDFWKVFHRGNVIIHSTEIESVSHQDVVNLKNGYAVATDIVIHCTGFDEGYRTFDSELQEELGLQYDTKTFSQWTMLDEKAKKTVDELLPYLWTAPEQYGDVDASRGAEKGPNRHSRRLVIPKLAARCDRSILFPGHIHSAFTPLAAELQALWGVSCMPDGATFRPERRWSLKRRHSTRGPERGTSSKARNTRTSYPTTYRWYFNTLMKDLGISPFRKGNVFEEWCVRCKPSGYRTILDEYRSIRRHRLEVGSLDGHAKGSRHDTTETNGHSVKPN from the exons ATGCCAAGACTGGCAACCTTGCAGACTCATATTGTTTTTCTCTTATTGACTGTATGCTGGGAAAGTGGTGGCATCGGTATTGCCACTGCTCCTGACTTTTGGAAAGTCTTCCATCGCGGGAACGTTATAATCCATTCGACTGAGATCGAGAGCGTCTCCCACCAAGATGTTGTAAACCTAAAGAACGGATACGCTGTAGCGACTGACATTGTGATCCACTGTACCGGATTCGATGAGGGGTACAGAACATTCGATTCCGAGCTTCAAGAGGAACTCGGCCTACAATACGACACAAAGACGTTCTCCCAGTGGACGATGCTCGAtgagaaggccaagaagacggTCGATGAGCTCCTTCCGTATCTCTGGACTGCCCCTGAGCAGtatggcgacgtcgacgcgaGCAGAGGAGCGGAGAAAGGCCCCAACCGACACTCCCGCCGCCTTGTCATTCCCAAGCTGGCGGCACGATGCGACCGATCAATTCTGTTCCCCGGCCACATCCACTCAGCGTTCACGCCACTCGCGGCGGAACTTCAGGCGCTTTGGGGCGTTTCGTGTATGCCCGATGGCGCGACCTTCCGTCCAGAGAGGAGATGGAGTTTGAAGCGTCGACATTCAACGCGTGGACCAGAAAGAGGTACCTCGAGCAAGGCAAGAAACACTCGTACTTCATATCCGACTACATACCGGTGG TACTTTAACACGCTCATGAAGGACCTGGGTATCAGCCCCTTCCGCAAGGGCAATGTTTTTGAAGAGTGGTGTGTCAGGTGCAAACCGAGCGGCTACCGTACCATTCTCGACGAATATCGTAGCATCCGACGCCATCGATTGGAAGTGGGGTCCTTGGACGGTCATGCGAAGGGATCACGCCACGATACTACGGAAACCAATGGACATTCCGTCAAGCCAAACTGA
- a CDS encoding uncharacterized protein (Putative transcription factor domain, fungi): protein MTSLPSTMRPSPSSSSGGNHPFTAHQAWSAKLNAIERCQNAGLRCDRLNQPCSYNQAHQRRTRDEQLQQLQERLAKTEAQLALNNTPRSTPSGLPQSRSEATEPAISSRWPAMPDPVTSNASSGSMSRRSSQYQLPTTTTSQASLVSASGRPATRNPMDLDRPRRMSAVVDMSTNGSSLLDIDLFTSFNDGADSNMAFDWTNQPPLSALEPLDNLLLNRLSPQSLSHSDPEEDISPAELSALHNHYFESIYFSFPFLNRDRFLEESAGASSPAVSALVYAVALAGCAHSPKHPNRQATCYSLARNYAEKCERDGGLNDLNFLQALLFIGRFEAMDRKLERSWLTLGRAAMLCRLLRLPQMDQVDEGAGFQDDAGQSGPPMCLPRTDDPVLLEERRRTFWGLYILQSYVKTRTGWECQLGDVNVQTDTSIRSLAAGQLTRCPELPNQPAMPRPAAIRSGAAKDAILVRSCVLMVDLALRCFDHGQERATAGFWDGYCALVKTTDELFGMLKRHLNATSIREDPVAFSLYLNLRATEIFSHESAITRSEEQGLPPLMTAESQRRATAAAFQISSAVRLNVPSPWKADNDIFMLQALFIGWPLTMALKALYRELVLGGSRETVNGAVASSRLLFAFLDHIEESGGHWHQRVAHVETKLQEWDEKNGFDSLAL from the exons ATGACAAGCTTGCCATCCACGATGAGAccatcgccctcttcttcttctggagGGAACCACCCGTTCACGGCACATCAGGCTT GGAGCGCAAAGTTAAATGCGATAGAGCGCTGCCAAAATGCAGGTTT ACGGTGCGATCGCCTCAACCAACCGTGTAGCTACAACCAAGCGCATCAACGTCGCACACGCGACGaacagctgcagcagctccaaGAGCGGCTGGCCAAGACAGAGGCCCAGCTCGCCCTCAATAATACGCCGAGATCAACTCCATCGGGGCTCCCGCAGTCGCGATCCGAAGCCACGGAGCCGGCCATCTCGTCGCGTTGGCCAGCGATGCCGGACCCCGTCACGTCAAACGCAAGCTCGGGCTCCATGTCGCGGCGAAGCTCGCAATATCAGCtgccaacgacgacaacttCACAGGCTTCATTGGTGTCGGCTTCGGGACGCCCGGCTACTAGGAACCCAATGGATCTGGACAGGCCCAGGAGGATGAGTGCGGTTGTGGATATGTCTACAAACGGCTCATCCCTGCTCGACATCGATCTTTTTACTTCATTCAATGATGGCGCAGACTCCAATATGGCTTTCGATTGGACAAATCAACCACCGCTGTCGGCACTCGAACCCTTGGacaacctcctcctcaaccgTCTTTCACCCCAATCATTGTCCCATAGcgacccagaagaagacatATCTCCCGCGGAACTGAGTGCGCTGCACAACCACTATTTCGAGTCCATCTACTTTTCCTTTCCGTTCCTGAACAGAGATCGGTTCTTGGAAGAGTCTGCGGGCGCCAGCAGCCCTGCAGTGAGCGCCCTAGTCTACGCCGtggccctggccggctgCGCACATTCTCCCAAGCACCCCAACAGACAGGCCACTTGCTACAGTCTGGCACGCAACTACGCCGAGAAGTGcgagcgagacggcggcctgAACGACCTCAACTTCCTGCAGGCTTTGCTGTTCATCGGTCGTTTCGAGGCCATGGACCGGAAGCTGGAAAGAAGCTGGCTGACGCTGGGACGCGCTGCTATGCTTTGCAGGCTTTTGAGGTTGCCGCAGATGGACCAAGTCGACGAGGGTGCCGGATTCCAAGACGATGCGGGGCAGAGTGGCCCTCCCATGTGTTTGCCACGTACGGATGATCCCGTTCTTTTGGAGGAGCGCCGAAGGACGTTTTGGGGCCTTTATATATTGCAAAGTTACGTCAAAACGCGTACAGGTTGGGAATGTCAGCTCGGTGATGTCAATGTGCAAACTGATACATCCATTCGGTCCTTAGCGGCAGGTCAGCTGACAAGATGCCCAGAACTTCCGAATCAACCTGCCATGCCCCGGCCTGCTGCGATCCGGTCTGGTGCCGCTAAAGATGCCATTCTTGTCCGAA GCTGCGTCCTGATGGTCGATCTAGCCCTGCGCTGCTTCGATCACGGACAAGAGCGCGCCACGGCCGGTTTCTGGGACGGCTACTGCGCTTTGGTTAAGACCACGGATGAGCTCTTTGGCATGCTCAAGCGGCACCTCAACGCCACGTCCATCCGCGAAGACCCGGTGGCCTTCAGCCTGTATCTCAACCTGCGTGCCACGGAAATATTTTCACATGAGTCCGCCATCACGCGGAGCGAAGAGCAGGGCCTGCCGCCACTCATGACTGCCGAGAGCCAACGACGcgccacggccgcggcgttTCAGATATCTAGCGCGGTGCGGCTCAACGTGCCGTCGCCATGGAAGGCGGATAACGATATCTTCATGCTGCAGGCTCTGTTCATTGGGTGGCCTCTTACCATGGCCCTCAAGGCGCTGTATCGGGAACTTGTGCTAGGGGGAAGCCGCGAGACCGTTAATGGTGCTGTGGCTTCGTCGAGATTGCTTTTCGCCTTCCTGGATCACATTGAGGAGTCGGGCGGACACTGGCACCAGCGCGTGGCGCATGTCGAGACAAAGCTTCAGGAATGGGATGAAAAGAACGGATTCGACTCCTTGGCTCTGTAG
- a CDS encoding Putative major facilitator superfamily, MFS transporter superfamily: MSLDTTSPDPNGSHPEKHAGAVDSGSKSPLEKLNGSVNDASSVEKTSPRNIHGWKWAVAYSAMLSTTLLFALDNTIVANIQPAIINDFGHLELLSWIGTGFALGTMFILLWGKVYGVFNIKWVYIFNIFLFEAGSALCGAAPNIEALIIGRVISGVGGSGMYSGTLTYVSVLSNDQEKPAYLAGSTMIWGVGSVLGPVVGGAFAASSATWRWGFYVNLPVGAAFAPVYFLLFPSVDPHPTKTLAEKFRLVDWVNAVVFLAGSACLTVVLTFGGVVYPFRSGTVIALWTVTGVLLVAFIVMLKMHPLVSKENRLYPVHFFKQQTLINMQLQVFLSSGIVLAMTYFIPLYFQFVKGDGALDAGVRLLPLIMFMVVASMVNGFLMPRYGLIPVWYIGGSSLALIGTALMYTVNDTTPNANIYGYNVLVGAGTGCYIVAGFAIVQSLVPVYDVANAVGAMTIAQDLGMVLFLAISGSLFHNLAVDKVGKALPDVSPTEIGNLIAGSSSSAFQTLTDAEKALVIPEIANAMTSIWAFFLAAAALSVVCSLPLLRTKLGGGKNAPEVTVA; encoded by the exons ATGAGCCTTGATACTACATCTCCGGACCCGAACGGGTCCCATCCCGAGAAACATGCAGGCGCCGTGGACTCGGGTTCCAAGAGTCCCCTCGAGAAGCTGAATGGCAGCGTCAACGACGCGTCTTCCGTCGAAAAGACTAGTCCTCGCAACATTCATGGCTGGAAG TGGGCCGTCGCCTACTCCGCCATGCTCTCCACcaccctcctcttcgccctcgataacaccatcgtcgccaacatccagccggccatcatcaacgaCTTTGGCCACCTCGAGCTGCTGTCATGGATCGGCACTGgcttcgccctcggcaccatGTTCATCCTGCTCTGGGGCAAGGTGTATGGGGTCTTCAACATCAAATGGGTCTATATCTTCAACATCTTCCTGTttgaggccggcagcgccTTGTGTGGCGCTGCTCCCAACATCGAAGCTCTTATTATTGGCCGTGTCATCTCCGGTGTCGGCGGCTCTGGCATGTACTCGGGCACCTTGACCTATGTGTCCGTTTTGTCAAACGACCAAGAGAAGCCTGCGTATCTTGCTGGTAGCACTATGATTTGGGGAGTTGGCAGTGTCCTTGGCCCGGTG GTCGGCGGTGCCTTTGCCGCAAGCAGTGCCACCTGGAGATGG GGATTCTACGTCAACCTCCCAGTGGGCGCTGCCTTTGCCCCGGTCTACTTCCTGTTATTCCCAAGCGTCGACCCTCATCCCACCAAGACCCTAGCGGAGAAGTTCCGCCTGGTTGACTGGGTCAATGCTGTTGTCTTCCTCGCTGGATCTGCCTGCCTGACCGTTGTTCTCAcctttggcggcgtcgtctaCCCCTTCCGGTCCGGTACCGTCATCGCGTTGTGGACAGTCACGGGCGTCCTCCTGgtcgccttcatcgtcatgCTCAAGATGCACCCACTGGTCTCCAAGGAGAATCGCCTCTACCCTGTGCACTTCTTCAAGCAGCAGACCCTGATCAACATGCAGCTTCAGGTATTCCTGTCGTCGGGAATTGTCCTC GCCATGACATACTTCATTCCGCTCTACTTTCAGTTCGTCAAA GGCGATGGGGCGCTTGACGCTGGCGTTCGTTTACTTCCACTGATCATGTTCATGGTCGTCGCCTCCATGGTCAACGGCTTCCTGATGCCGAGATACGGACTGATCCCTGTCTGGTACATCGGAGGCAGTTCCCTTGCTCTTATTGGAACCGCTCTCATGT ACACCGTGAATGATACGACACCCAACGCCAACATCTACGGCTACAACGTTCTCGTGGGAGCTGGCACCGGATGTTATATTGTAGCTGGTTTCGCTATTGTGCAATCCCTAGTCCCTGTTTACGACGTTGCAAATGCTGTCGGCGCCATGACCATTG CCCAGGATCTTGGCATGGTTCTCTTCCTAGCCATCAGCGGAAGTCTTTTTCACAACCTAgccgtcgacaaggtcgGCAAGGCCCTCCCAGACGTCTCCCCCACCGAGATTGGCAACCTCATCGCAGgatccagcagcagcgcatTCCAGACACTAACagacgccgagaaggccctGGTGATTCCCGAGATCGCGAATGCCATGACGAGTATCTGGGCGTTTTTCCTCGCGGCAGCCGCTTTGAGTGTGGTGTGCTCTCTACCACTGCTG AGAACCAAACTCGGCGGTGGCAAGAATGCGCCAGAAGTCACTGTGGCGTAA